TCAATGCAGAAGATTACTTCAAAAGAAATACTAATAGTGTTTACACAGAAGTTACATTTGCCTATGGCACAAAAGGCCTTGGCAGATATAACGTAGAATTTTTTGGCTTTAACGATACTATTGATGGAAATATCAGAAGTCTTGATTCAAAAAAAGAATGTTTAATAAGCATTATTGCGGTAGATGGAGACTTCTGTAAGTTTAAAGCAATTCTTAGTAGTAAATAAATAACGTATATTCTTTAAAAGCGACCTATCTGCGGGATCGCTTTTTATTTTTTCTTTGGTTCCAATCTTCCTTTTAATACTACTATTTCGTCTCTCAAGATAGCCGCCGTTTCGAAATCGAGTTCTTTGACTGCCCTGTTCATATCTTTCTCTTTGAGTTTAATTATTTTCTCATACACACTCTTCTCGCGCTCTTCATCAGAGAGCTTCAAGATTTTACCCTTTTCTTTCTTGGTTATTGCGGCATTAGCTTTGGTAAATACTTCCATGTCGATCGAGAGTTCTGCGTTGACTGCTTTGGCATGATCACTTTCGAGCTCAGCAGTTATGTCTTTGATCTGCTTTTTGATTGTGGCAGGCGTAATACCATGTTTTTTATTGTACGCGATCTGTATGTCTCGACGACGATTGGTCTCACCTATTGCTCGTTCCATCGAGCCTGTCATCGTATCTGCATAGAGGATAACCCGCCCGAGCACATTCCTGGCTGCACGGCCGATAGTTTGGATAAGCGAAGTTTCGCTTCGAAGGAAACCTTCCTTATCAGCATCGAGCACTCCGATGAGCTCGACTTCTGGCAAATCAAGTCCTTCGCGAAGCAAATTGACGCCAACCAAGCAATCAAATTCCCCACGGCGAAATGACGTCAAAATCTTGATGCGATCGATCGTCTTAATATCGCTATGGAGGTATTCAGACTTCATATTGCGCTCTTTGAGGTAGGCTGCCAAATCTTCTGCCATTTTCTTGGTGAGTGTCGTCGCAAGTACTCTACCACCACCTCGGATAGTACTTTCTGCCTCTAGAATAAAATCCTGCACTTGGCCCTTATAGTCACCTTTGGGAATAATTGGCTTGAGAGATATTTCTGGATCGATGAGTCCCGTCGGTCGAATAATTTGCTCGACAATTTGCTCACTGTGCGTACGTTCAAATACACTTGGAGTTGCAGATGTATAGATTACCTGCCCAATGCGCTCTTCAAATTCTGGGAATTTAAGTGGTCGGTTATCTTGAGCCGATGGTAAACGGAAGCCGAATTCGACAAGCGTTTTCTTTCGAGATGCGTCACCAGCAAACATACCTTGGAGCTGTGGTACGGTCACGTGGGATTCATCGATCACAGTTAAGAAATTCGCTTTACCATCAGCAGTCTTTGGGAAATATGATAACAGTGTCTCAGGCGGTTCCCCAGCACATTTGCCAGAGAGATGTCGTGAGTAATTCTCAATGCCAGAACAATAACCGATTTCTTTGATCATAGCGAGATCATACGTTGTACGACGCTTGATTCGTTCTGCTTCGAGTAGCTTGCCTTCTTTTTCAAAAAGTTTGAGTTGCTCTTTGAGTTCAGTTTTGATGGCTCGTACTGCTTTATCAACTTTGTTCTTATCGGTCAAGAAATGCTTCGCTGGGAAAATAAAAATACTTTCTGGTTCTGCCAAAATTTCTGAAGTTACTGGATCGATTTTCAAGATCTTCGTCACACTACCGCCCATAATTTCAATGCTTAATACATACGTATCAGACACCGGCATAATCTCAACTTTGTTACCGAGTGCACGGAATTGTCCTGATTCGAGATCAGCATTGGTGCGAGTAAAATGGACAGAAATAAGATTAGACAGGAGATCGTGGCGATCCATTTTCATACCTACAGTGACTTGGAGATTTGTTTCTCGATATTCTTCTGGAGAACCGAGACCATAAATACATGAGACTGATGCCACAATAATGACATCTTTCCTCATGAGCAATGACTGCGTCGATGCATGACGAAGCCGATCGATCTCTTTGTTGATCGATGCATCTTTTTCTATGTAGGTGTCGGTTACAGGCATGTACGCCTCCGGCTGGTAGTAGTCATAGTAGGAGACAAAGTAATGCACAGCGTGATCTGGGAAAAATTCTCTGTATTCTTGAGCGAGTTGCGCAGCCAACGTTTTATTGTGCGCAATGACCAACGTCGGCTTATCATTTTGCGCTATGACGTTCGCTATCGTAAAGGTCTTGCCTGTTGCCGTCGCACCTAACAGGGTCTGTTTTTTTAAGCCTTTTTTGAGACCCTGGACAAGTTCTTTGATCGCTTGTGGCTGATCACCAGCTGGTTTGTATTCACTTTGTAGCTTGAAAATTGACATAACAGTTTATTCTACAATATTTTAAGAAAATAAAAAAGCCGAGACATTGAAAGTACACCGAAAATCGTTATTATAGAATCATGATTACTTTTTCTCATGATCCTCAAATATTCCATAGTTTTCTCTTTCCTAGTAGCAAAGACCCATACTTCAAAAAAATAAGGTCACAAAACCCTTTTTTATTCATTAGCGAAAATGAGCTTCAAAAGACAGAGATCATTGCCCGATATGTTCATCAATTATGGGAACATGATGGCAGTCATCAATCAGAAAACCCAGACCCCTATTTTATTGTAGAACAAGCGAAAAAAGGAGAGAATTTCCGATGTGTGGAGTATGCAACCGTTACCTGTGCAATACTGTGGGCATATGGAATTGCTAATAGAGTCATCCGACTACGGACAAAGGATTCAGAAACAAGACTACGAGGAGCCGGTCATGTTGTTAATGAAGTATGGATGCAGGATACTCAATCCTGGGCAATGCTTGATGTCCAAGCTGGTTTTTTATTCAAATTAGGTAATATATTACTTTCATCTGTTGGAGTTCTTAATGCCTTACAGCAAAATAAATCTATAGAAATTATCTCAATCGGACATGAAGAGATACCACCTATAATTGCTGAGAAATATCTTGACTGGATTCTTCAATATCTTTTTTACTTCACAACACCTATTGTGCAAATATTTCCCATCGTGAGTGGGAAAACTGAAAATGATTTAATTCTAGTTCCACTAGGCGCACAAAATCCTAAAATATTCCAACAAACTTTGTTTATCCATGGGATATATACTCATAATATTAACGATTTCTATCAGAAATTAAACTAAATTTCAGTTTTTATAATTT
The Candidatus Nomurabacteria bacterium genome window above contains:
- the uvrB gene encoding excinuclease ABC subunit UvrB; translation: MSIFKLQSEYKPAGDQPQAIKELVQGLKKGLKKQTLLGATATGKTFTIANVIAQNDKPTLVIAHNKTLAAQLAQEYREFFPDHAVHYFVSYYDYYQPEAYMPVTDTYIEKDASINKEIDRLRHASTQSLLMRKDVIIVASVSCIYGLGSPEEYRETNLQVTVGMKMDRHDLLSNLISVHFTRTNADLESGQFRALGNKVEIMPVSDTYVLSIEIMGGSVTKILKIDPVTSEILAEPESIFIFPAKHFLTDKNKVDKAVRAIKTELKEQLKLFEKEGKLLEAERIKRRTTYDLAMIKEIGYCSGIENYSRHLSGKCAGEPPETLLSYFPKTADGKANFLTVIDESHVTVPQLQGMFAGDASRKKTLVEFGFRLPSAQDNRPLKFPEFEERIGQVIYTSATPSVFERTHSEQIVEQIIRPTGLIDPEISLKPIIPKGDYKGQVQDFILEAESTIRGGGRVLATTLTKKMAEDLAAYLKERNMKSEYLHSDIKTIDRIKILTSFRRGEFDCLVGVNLLREGLDLPEVELIGVLDADKEGFLRSETSLIQTIGRAARNVLGRVILYADTMTGSMERAIGETNRRRDIQIAYNKKHGITPATIKKQIKDITAELESDHAKAVNAELSIDMEVFTKANAAITKKEKGKILKLSDEEREKSVYEKIIKLKEKDMNRAVKELDFETAAILRDEIVVLKGRLEPKKK
- a CDS encoding transglutaminase domain-containing protein, coding for MITFSHDPQIFHSFLFPSSKDPYFKKIRSQNPFLFISENELQKTEIIARYVHQLWEHDGSHQSENPDPYFIVEQAKKGENFRCVEYATVTCAILWAYGIANRVIRLRTKDSETRLRGAGHVVNEVWMQDTQSWAMLDVQAGFLFKLGNILLSSVGVLNALQQNKSIEIISIGHEEIPPIIAEKYLDWILQYLFYFTTPIVQIFPIVSGKTENDLILVPLGAQNPKIFQQTLFIHGIYTHNINDFYQKLN